In one window of Paenarthrobacter nicotinovorans DNA:
- the dnaA gene encoding chromosomal replication initiator protein DnaA — translation MTVDEANHANTVGSSWRRVLTLLEQDDRVTPRQRGFVILAQAQGLIGSTLLVAVPNELTREVLQTQVKDALDDALRNVFSDDIRCAIDVDTDLVPVHAEPEPAVELSAVPDFAEPKPQPTPPSTSHEFGRLNPKYIFDTFVIGSSNRFAHAAAVAVAEAPAKAYNPLFIYGDSGLGKTHLLHAIGHYARRLYSGIRVRYVNSEEFTNDFINSIRDDEGTSFKTTYRNVDVLLIDDIQFLAGKDRTQEEFFHTFNALHNANKQVVITSDQPPKMLAGFEDRMTSRFEWGLLTDIQPPELETRIAILRKKGLSEGLSAPDDALEYIASKISSNIRELEGALIRVTAFASLNRQPVDVALAEMVLKDLITDDGAQEITAKQILDQTADYFKLSMEELCSKSRTRTLVTARQIAMYLCRELTDMSLPKIGQELGGRDHTTVIHADRKIRELMAERRVIYNQVTELTNRIKQQQRDS, via the coding sequence GGCCCAAGGCCTTATCGGTTCAACCTTGCTGGTGGCCGTGCCCAATGAGCTAACCCGCGAAGTCCTCCAGACGCAGGTCAAGGATGCTCTGGATGACGCCTTGCGAAATGTCTTCTCCGACGACATCCGCTGTGCCATCGATGTCGACACCGATCTGGTACCCGTCCATGCCGAGCCGGAACCCGCCGTCGAGCTTTCCGCCGTTCCTGACTTCGCTGAGCCGAAGCCGCAGCCAACCCCGCCGAGCACCTCACATGAGTTCGGCCGCCTGAATCCTAAGTACATCTTCGACACTTTCGTGATCGGTTCCTCGAACCGGTTTGCCCATGCGGCCGCCGTCGCTGTCGCAGAAGCGCCGGCAAAGGCGTACAACCCGCTCTTCATCTACGGCGACTCGGGCCTTGGCAAGACGCACCTGCTGCACGCGATCGGGCACTACGCACGCAGGCTCTACAGCGGCATCCGGGTCCGCTACGTGAACTCGGAAGAATTCACGAACGACTTCATCAACTCCATCCGTGATGACGAGGGCACCAGCTTCAAGACCACGTACCGCAACGTGGATGTCCTCCTGATCGATGACATCCAGTTCCTGGCAGGCAAGGACCGGACGCAGGAAGAGTTCTTCCACACGTTCAACGCGCTGCACAACGCCAACAAGCAGGTTGTCATCACCTCGGACCAGCCACCCAAGATGCTGGCCGGCTTCGAGGACCGCATGACTTCCCGCTTCGAGTGGGGCCTTCTGACGGACATCCAGCCGCCGGAACTCGAAACGCGTATCGCCATCCTCCGCAAAAAGGGATTGAGCGAAGGCCTCTCGGCTCCCGATGACGCCTTGGAGTACATAGCGTCCAAGATCTCCAGCAACATCCGCGAACTTGAAGGCGCACTGATCCGCGTCACGGCTTTCGCCAGCCTGAACCGCCAACCGGTGGATGTCGCCCTCGCAGAGATGGTGCTCAAGGACCTGATTACCGACGACGGCGCCCAGGAGATCACGGCGAAGCAGATCCTTGACCAGACTGCTGACTACTTCAAGCTCAGCATGGAAGAGCTCTGCAGCAAGTCCCGTACCCGCACCCTGGTGACCGCACGCCAGATCGCGATGTACCTCTGCCGCGAACTGACGGATATGTCGCTTCCCAAGATCGGGCAGGAGCTCGGCGGACGTGACCACACCACGGTCATCCACGCCGACCGCAAGATCCGCGAGCTCATGGCCGAGCGTCGTGTGATCTACAACCAGGTCACAGAGCTCACCAACCGCATCAAACAGCAGCAACGCGACTCCTGA